The Halorubrum sp. BV1 sequence CCGTCACGCCCGTCTCGCGGTCGCAGTGGGCGCGCGCGAACGCCGCGCGGTCGCCGACGGTGTGGGCGTCCGCGTCGACGACGAGGAAGTCGTTGCCCGTGCCGTGGTACTTCTCCACGGGGACGGCGTGAGCGCTCATCGGTCCGCCTCCGGCGCGTCGGGACCGCTCCGGGGCGGCTCCCGCTCGACCGCCGTGAGGTCCGCGAGCGTCTCGCGGCGACGGACGAGCCGCGCCGTCCCGTCGGCGAGCGCGACCTCCGCCGGCCGCGGCCGGGAATTGTACTGATTCGCCATCTCGTACCCGTACGCGCCGGCGATCCCGATCGCGAGGACGTCGCCCCGCGCCGGGTCGGCGAGCGTCCGATCCGTGGCGAACGTATCTCCGGTTTCGCAGATGGGGCCGGCGACGGTGACGGGCCTCGTCGATCGCTCCTCGGGGGCCACCTCGCCGTCGGCTCCGCCGAGGTTACAGATCGGATGGTACGCGTCGTACATCGCCGGACGCAGGAGGTCCGTCATCCCGGCGTCGACGCCGACGACGCGCTCGTCCGGCGTCGGCTTCACGGTGTTCACCCGCGTCAGGAGGACGCCGGCGTCGGCGACGACGTACCGCCCGGGCTCTATCGCGAGGTCGACGCCATCGGGGAGCGGCGCGACCGCCTCGCGGGTCGCGTCGGCGACCGCGGGGAGGTCGAGCGGCGGCGCGTCCTCCTCGTAGGGGACGCCGAACCCGCCGCCGACGTCGACGTACTCGATGGCGAGGGGGCGCGGCCCCGCGGCGTCCCCGTCGGCCGTCCCGTCCGGATCCGTGATCTCACGGGCCAACTCACCCATCCGGGAGACGAGTTCGCGGTGGCTGTCCAACTGGTCGGAGTCGATCCCGGAGCCCGCGTGGGCGTGGATCCCGACCACCTCGAAGCGGTCTGCGGCCTCGCGGGCCGCGTCGGCGGCGCGGGCGTACGGAATCCCGAACTTCGCCGCGCCGCCGGTCGTCACCTTCTCGTGGTGGCCAGCGCCGACGCCGGGGTTCACGCGCAGACAGATCCGCCCGTCGTAGCCGCGGTCGGCGAGCCGATCGAGGGTGTCGAGCGCGCCGACCGTGATCGTCAGGTCGGGCTCGGCCTCGGCGACGCCGGTGACGTAGTCGAGGTCGCGTGCGGGCGGGTTGACCGCGGTGTAGTGGAGCCGGTCGCCGCCGAAGCCCGCCGCGAGCGCGCGGTCGAGCTCGCCGGCCGAGGCGCACTCCGCGTCGAGCCCGGCGTCACGGACCGTTTCGAGCACCGCGCGACCAGTGTGTGCCTTCACCGCGTAGCGCACGTCGGCGTCCGGAAACGCGTCTCGGAGGCGTGTGCAGTTCTCGCGGACGCGGTCGAGGTCCTGAACGTACAGCGGGGTGCCGTGAACGGCCGCGATCGACCGGAGCCCCTCGCCGTCCCAGTCGGACACGCGGCGGACCGCGGGGCCGCCCGCGTGGCCGCCGGAGCGGGAGCCTTCCGCCGTCCCCGAGCCGTCGCGGTCGGCGTCGCTCGCCGTCCGGTCGCCGGAGCCGCGGTCGCCGGAGCCGCGGTCGGAACCGACGTCGCTCATTCTCGGAGCGCGTCCTCGCGCTGTGTCGCCTCCAGCGTCTCCGCTTCGACGTGCGTGGCGACGACAGCGGGCTTGTACGCGCCCCCCTCGAACAGGTCGTGATCGCCGACGGACGACTCGACCATGCGGGTGAACGCCCGGCGCTCGGCGGGGAGGTGCCCGTAGAGCACCTCCTCCTCGACGAGGTCGTAGACGGGGATGCGCGGGGTCAACAGGGTGTTCTCGCCGACGATCGAGTTCTCGCCGACGCGGAAACCCGAGGTCACCCGACAGCCCGCTCCGAGCGAGACGCCGTCCTCGATTATCACCGGCGCGTCCTCGACGGGTTCGAGGACGCCGCCGATCAGGGTGTTCGCGCCGAGCTTCACGTTCGCACCGAGTTGCGCGCAGGAGCCGACCGTGTCACAGGAGTCGACGAGTGTGCCGTCGCCGACGTACGCACCCACGTTGACGAAGGAGGGACTCATCATGATGCAATCGCTGCCGAGGTACGCGCCCCGGCGGATCGCGGTCCCGTCAGGCGTGTTCCGCGTGCCGCGCTCGCCGAGGTCGGCGGTGTCGCGCAGCGGGAGCACGTCGTGGTAGCGCACGTCGCCGTACTCGCGGGGTTCGGTCGCGCGCAGCCCGAAGTTGAGCAGGATGCCGCGTTTTACCCACTCGTTGGCCTCCCACGAGGTCACGTCGTCGCCGGTCTTCTCCGCGGCGCGCACCTCGCCGGCCTCCAGCGCTTCGAGGAACGCGTCGAGCACCTCGGCGTCCGCGGCGGTCGCGTCGGCGGCCGTCAGGCCGTCCTGATAGCGGTTCCACAGATCGGATACGTCGGATTGGAGCGTCATTGCGTGGTACGTGGGCGAGCGGTCGTATTTACCCGTCGGTGTGCGGTCGGCGCTGACTGCGGGGGCTGCGAGGCGCTCACGCGTCGTCCCCCGCGTCGAGCACGTCGCCGAAGTCGTACCAACCGGGATCGCGGCCGGCGAGCCAGACGGCGGCGTCGAGCGCCCCCTCGGCGAACACCCCGCGGTCGCCGGCGCGGTGCGTGAGTTCGATCGACTCGCGGTTGCCGGCGAACAGCACCTCGTGCTCGCCGGTCACGTCGCCCGCGCGCCGGGCGTGGACGCCGATCTCACCGGCATCTCGCGGCGCGTCGCCCTCGCGGCCGTGGACGCGCCGGTCGAGGTCCGCGCGGACCTCCTCCACGTCGTCGAGGATCGACTTCGCGGTGCCCGAGGGGGCGTCCCGTTTCCCGTTGTGGTGCGTCTCGGTCAGCTCCACGTCGTAGCCGGGGAGCGCGGCCGCGGCCTCGCGGACCGCCCGGCGGAGCGCGGCGACACCGCGGGCGAAGTTCGACGCCTTGAGCACCGGGACCGCGTCGCTCGCGGCGCGGAGGCTGTCTGCCTGACTGTCCTCGAACCCGGTCGTTCCGGTGACCATCGGGACGCCGGCGTCGGCGCACGCCTCGGCGTACGCGACCGCCGAGGCGGGACCGGTGAAGTCGACGAGGACGTCCGGACCGCCCTCGCCGCGGTCGCCCGCGAGCAGTTCGGGGAGGTCGGCCGCCGCGCGCACGTCGACGCCCGCGACGGGATCCATCGGCGAACGGTTCACCGCGACCGCGACGTCGACGCCCTCGCGGTCGCTCGCGGCCTCGATCACCTCCCGCCCCATCCGGCCGCCCGCGCCGGTGACGGCGACGCGGAGCGGGGGTTCGGGGCCGCTCATTCCGCGCCTCCGACGGCGGAGACGTCGACCGCCCCCGGCTCGCTCGTCTCGTACTCGGCGAGCAGGTCACGGAGCCGACCGCGGCGCTCCTCGGAGAGACGCGAGAGCGGCGAGCGGACGCGCGGACCGCCCCGCCCGCGGATGTGCATGGCCTCCTTCACCGGGATCGGATTCGTCTCGGCGAACAGCTCGCGCACGAGCGGGGACAGCTCGTGGTGGAGCGCCCGCGCGCGGTCGTAGTCGCCGGAGAGCGCCGCGCCGACCATCGCGCAGGACCGCTCGGGCTCGACGTTAGCGACCACGCTTATCGTCCCCGTGCCGCCGATGGAGGCCACGGGCAGCGTGAGCCCGTCGTCGCCGGAAAGCACCGAGAAGGCCTCGTCGCGCGTGCGCTCTATCACCTCGCTGATGAGGTTCAGATCGCCGGAGGCGGCCTTGTATCCCTGAATGTTCGGGTGCTCCGCGAGTTCGACGGTGACGTCGACGGGGATCGACTGGCCGGTCCGGCTCGGCACGTTGTAGACGATCTGCGGGAGGTCGACCGCGTCGGCGATCGTCCGGTAGTGTTCGAGGAACCCGGCGGCTTCGGGCTTGTTGTAGTACGGCGAGATGAGGAGCAGGCCGTCCGCGCCGGCGTCGGCGGCGCGCTCGGACAGCGAGAGCGCCTCGGCGGTGTTGTTCGAGCCGGTTCCGGCGATCACCGGGATGTCGTCGACGGCGTCGCGGACGGTCTCGATGACCGCGACGTGCTCGTCGTGGGTCATCGTCGCCGACTCGCCGGTCGAGCCGACGGGGACCACGCCGTCGACGCCAGCGCGCTCCATGTACCGGGCGTTGTCTGCGAGCTGGTCGTGGTCCACCTCGTCGTCGTCGGTGAACGGCGTCGTCATCGCGGGATAGACGCCCTCGAACGGTTCCGCTGTCGCGTCTCGGTCAGTCTCTTCCTGTGCCGTGTACGGTGTCGTTGTCGTCGTGTTCGTCATGATGGGATGTCCGCGTCGTGTGTTCGGTGTCTGTGGGGTGCCGCGCCCCGAGGGCGGGGCGCGCGATTGCGCGTGATCGTCGTCGAACGGAGCGTGCGCGGTCGGGGGTCGTCCGAGACGGGGTCGCCACTCCCGCCGGTGGACGTCTCACGCGCGTTTTTTCGAGAAGAGCCGCGTCGCTGACGGCGACGGCGAGCCGCGTCCGGACGCGGGTCGGTTCACACCCGTAATGGACGCCTCCGTCGCTTATAGATTGTGGCTCGGGTCGTACCTGCCGTGAGAGGGAGCCGCTCCGCGGATCCCGTAGTCGTCGCGGCGCTCGGCCACGCGCGGCTACACGCCGAGCCCGTCGGCCAGCTCGTGGAGCGTGTCGACGGTCGCGTCGGGGTCGCCGGCGAACGGCTCCCACGGTGTCCCCTTCCGGTCGACCCACGCGGCCTGCATTCCGGCGTGGCTCGCGCCGAGCACGTCGAACCACCCCGCGGTGACGTGGACGATCTCGTCGACCGGCGTTCCGGTCCGTGCGGCACCGTGACGGTACACCTCCGCGGCCGGCTTGAACGTCCGGACCTCGTCGGCGCTTATCGTGTCCTCCACGAGGTCCGCGATGTCGGCGTGGTCGACGAGCGACGCGAGCATCTCCGGGTTCCCGTTCGAGAGGACGTAACAGTCGTAGCCGCCGTCGCGCAGCCGCTCGATCCCCTCGCGGACGTCGTCGAACACGTCGAGCTCGTGGTAGACGGCGAGGATCTCGTCGCGTTCTTCGGTCGAGAGGTCGACGCCGTGGGCGTCGAGCGCGTACTGGAGCGCGTCGCGGTTCATCTCGTAGAAGGGCTGGTACGCGTCGACCTGATTGGCGACGAACGTGTACGCCAGAGAGCGCGACCGCCAGAGCCGCGAGACGGGCTCCGGGTCGGCGACGCGGTCGGCGAGCGCCTGCTCGGCGGCGTCAACGTCCACGAGCGTGCTGTACGAGTCGAACGTCACCGTCGACACCCGCTCGGCGTCGAGTCCCATGTCACGACGGATCGAGGGGTCCGGGCATAAGCCTCCGGACGGCGGCGATCCGCGGAGCGACCGCGAGCCCGCGAGCCGCCGGCCGCCGTCGGACGCGCTCGCCCGAGGCTGTTTTAACCCGACGTCGCCTCTCTTATCGCATGACCGACCACGCGGACGAGCCGGCCCCGGCCCCGGACCCGCACGAAGACGATACGGACGCGGACATCGGCGCCGGCCCGCACGCCGACGTCGAGGCCGACACCGATGCCGGCCGCCACGAGTACGACCCGGACGCGGAGCACGCCTTCCCGGACGACCGGCTCAACGAGGTGTTAGACCGAATAGAGTCTGACCCGGAGATCACGGCGTACTTAGAGGCACAGAACGTCAACCCCGTCGACCGGAAGGGGTACAACGACCACGGCGCGAAACACGTCGAGATCGTGCGCGACCGCGCGCTCCGGCTGTACGACCTGTTGAAGGCCGGCGGCGTCGAGTTCAACGGCGCGCTCCAGCAGGGGCTCGACGAGGCCGACGAGGCGGTGATCGTCGCGCTCGCGGCGACGCTCCACGACATCGGCCACGTCGTCCACCGCCACGACCACCCGTACTACTCGATCCCGCTCGCGGCCGACCTCCTCGACGACTTCCTCACCTCGTTTTACGGCGTATCTGAGCAGGTCAAGATTACAGCCGAGGTGCTTCACGCGATCTTGTGTCACCACACGGAAGAGCAGCCGCTGACGCGCGAGGCCGGCGTCGTCCGGATCGCCGACGGGCTCGACATGGAGCGCGGTCGGTCGCGAGTCCCGTACGAGGAGGGTGGCCGCGGGATAAACACGGTCTCCTCGCAGGCGATCGAGCGCGTCTCGCTGCGAACGGGCGACGAGACGCCGGCACAGGTCGTGATCCGGATGAACAACGCCGCCGGGGTGTATCAGGTCGACTCGCTGCTCAAAGCGAAGATCGACGGATCGATGCTCGAAGACCAGATCCGGACGGTGGCCATCAACACGCACCGCGATGGCGACGGCAACGGATCGATCGTCGACCGGATCGAGCTATGACCGACGCCGAGACGCTCGCCGACCTCCGAACCGGTGCCGACTACCAGTTCGGTGCCGGCGCGGGAGCGGCGCTGTTCCCGCCCGGCGAGACGCTCACCGTCCGCCGGTCGAGCGGCGGCCGACCGCGACAGGTGCTCGTCGGGGACGTCGACGACACGCCGGGCAGCGCCGCGGGAGAGCGGCTCGTCTCCTACGGGACCGACGGCCGGTTCACGCTCGGAGTCGCCGGCGGGCGGCGGCTCCGGTCGGCCTTCGGAGCGCCTCGACACCGAGTTGTCGTGGGGGAGGAGAGCGAGCCGTTCGTCCGCGAGGGGAAAAACGCCTTCGCGAAGTTCGTCACCGAGGCCGACGACGCGATCCGCCCCGGCGACGAGGTGCTCGTCGTCGACGGGGGCGACGCGCTGTTCGCCGTCGGTCGCGCGGAGCTGTCGGGCCCCGAGATCGCGGCGTTCGACACCGGTCCCGCGGTGAGCGTCCGGAACGGGGTCGGCCCAGCGAACGCCGTGGACGACGACGGCCAGTGACCGCCGGGCGGTCGTCGGGACGCCCCCGCGGAGCCAAACCGCTTTAGGAGCGCCCGCACAAGGGCGGGTAATGGCGACGTGCGACGTGTGTGGGGAGTACGAGAACCTCCCGTACCAGTGTAAGCGGTGCGGGCAGACGTTCTGCGCCGAGCACCGCCTCCCGGAGAACCACGACTGTCCGGGGATCGGGGAGTGGAACGACCCGGGCGGCGTCTTCGACAGCGGGTTCGACGACGGTGTCGACGGGAGAGCCGGGGGAACGGTCGGCGGCGATAGCGACGGCGGCGTCGTGAGCCGCCTCAAGCGCCGGATCGACCGCGAGACGAGCACCGGCGGGCTCGTGAGCTACGTCCGCGGCAACGCGACGTACGCGATCCTCGCAACGATGTGGCTCACGTTTCTCGCACAGCAGGTCGCGCTCTTCGTCGGCGGACAGGCGCTCCACAACACCCTGTTCGTGCTCCAGTCGAGCGCCTTGGGGAACGTGTGGACGGTCGTCACGTCGGTGTTCGCGCACTCGCCGTTCTCGCTTTTCCACATCATCGGAAACAGCGCCGTGATCCTGTTTTTCGGCCCGCTCGTCGAGCGCGCCGTCGGATCGAAGCGGTTCGTGGCGTTCTTTTTCGTCTCGGGGATACTCGCGGGACTCGGCCACGTCCTCTTCGCGGTCGCGACGGGAGCGCCGCCGACCGGCGTGCTCGGAGCCAGCGGCGCGGGGTTCGCGATACTCGGCGTGCTCACGGTCTGGCGGCCGAACATGCAGGTGCTTCTGTTCTTCGTGATCCCGATGAAGATCAAGTACCTGACGTGGGGGATCGCGCTCGTCTCCGCGTTCCTCGTCGTCACGACCGGCGCCGGCGGCGTCGGCGGCATCGCTCACCTCGCGCACCTGATCGGCTTCGCGATCGGGCTCGCGTTCGGCAAGCGAAACGAGGGGCTGGCCCGCTCCGCCGGCGGCGCGGGCGGCGTGCAGATGGGCGGCATGCGCGGGCCGGGCGGCCCCGGCGGCCCCGGCGGGCCGGGTGGCCGGTTCTGAATGGATCCGGCGAATCCGGCGTTCCGACCGGACCCCGCCCTCTCGCGGACCGAGATGGAGTCGCTCCAGCGCGAGATCGCGGCGAGGGCGACGTTCGCGGACGACCACGACCTCACGCCCGGTGCGGTCGCGATAGCGGAGGCGGCTGACCTGACGAGCGGCCTGCCGCCGGCCGCTCCGGACACCGATTCACCCACCGATCCCGGCTCGATCGGCGCGGCCGACGGTTCCGATGCGGCCGACGGTTCCGATGCGGCCGACGGTTCCGATGCGGCCGACCTCCCGATCGTCGTCGGCGTCGATCAGGCGTTCGTCACGGACGACGGTCCGGAGCGCGCCGTCTCCGCGGCGGTCGCGGTCCGCGACGGGCGGGTTATCGAGTACGCGACCGCGACGACGCCGCTGTCGATTCCGTACATCCCCGGACTGCTCGCGTTCCGCGAGGGCGAGCCGGTCTGCGCCGCGCTCCGCGCGCTCGACGTCGACCCCGACCTCCTCGTCTGTGACGGGTCGGGACGCATCCACTACCGCGAGGCCGGTCTCGCGACGCACGTCGGCGTCTTATTCGACGTTCCAAGCGTCGGCGTCGCGAAGAGCCTGCTCTGCGGCGAGCCGGACGACGCCGTCGACGGGCGGCCGGCCGGATGGCGGACGCCGATCCGCGCCGACGGCGCGGTGGAGACGACCGCGAGCGACACCGCGAGCGATCACGACACTCCGCCCGTGATCGGCCACGCGTTCCAGTCGCGCCAGTACCCGAACAGCCGCCGCGTGAACCCGCTGTACGTGAGTCCGGGCCACCGCGTGTCCGCCGAGACGGCGGTCGACCTCGTCGAGGCGCTGTGTGCCGGGTACAAGCTCCCGGAGCCGACGCGGCTCGCCGACGCGGCCGCGGACGCGGCGAAGCGCGGCGACGACTGACCCAACCGTGTCGAGTTCGACACCGACCGCGGCAACGGCGTCGACACGGTCGCTCCATCCGTGCCACCGATTGCCACAGACAGGCGGTTTATATACTGTGGGCCAAAACAGTGGAGCATGGGAGACGAGGACACGGACGGCCCGATGTCTACGGAGCAGTTCAGATCGCTGCGGGACGGCCTGGTGCGGCAGAGTTCCGGCGGCGGCACGACCGTCTACAAGAACGCGGCCGGCGTCGGCTGTCCGAACCCGAACTGCGACCGCGGCGTGTTTCAGACGCTGTTCGTGAGCGACCACGGCTGGCAGCAGATCGGCGCGACCCGCGACGGGATCGACCTCTGTGTGGTCAACACCGACTCGAAGCGGCTCGTGTTTATCCACGACGAGTGACCGTCAGCGGCCGATAGACAGGTTTTAGCCGGGTCGCCGGGCAGACTGTGCATGGTTGAGGCGTTCGCGGTCGCCAGCGGCAAGGGCGGCACGGGGAAGACGACGAGCACGCTCGCCTTGGGTATGGCGCTCGCCGACGAGTACGACGTGACCGTCGTCGACGCCGACACGGGGATGGCGAACCTGCTCTTTCACACCGGGCTTGACGACGCGACCGTGACGCTTCACGACCTGCTCGTCGGGGAGACCGCGACCGGCGTCTCGGAGGCGACC is a genomic window containing:
- the dapA gene encoding 4-hydroxy-tetrahydrodipicolinate synthase; this encodes MTNTTTTTPYTAQEETDRDATAEPFEGVYPAMTTPFTDDDEVDHDQLADNARYMERAGVDGVVPVGSTGESATMTHDEHVAVIETVRDAVDDIPVIAGTGSNNTAEALSLSERAADAGADGLLLISPYYNKPEAAGFLEHYRTIADAVDLPQIVYNVPSRTGQSIPVDVTVELAEHPNIQGYKAASGDLNLISEVIERTRDEAFSVLSGDDGLTLPVASIGGTGTISVVANVEPERSCAMVGAALSGDYDRARALHHELSPLVRELFAETNPIPVKEAMHIRGRGGPRVRSPLSRLSEERRGRLRDLLAEYETSEPGAVDVSAVGGAE
- the dapB gene encoding 4-hydroxy-tetrahydrodipicolinate reductase, which gives rise to MSGPEPPLRVAVTGAGGRMGREVIEAASDREGVDVAVAVNRSPMDPVAGVDVRAAADLPELLAGDRGEGGPDVLVDFTGPASAVAYAEACADAGVPMVTGTTGFEDSQADSLRAASDAVPVLKASNFARGVAALRRAVREAAAALPGYDVELTETHHNGKRDAPSGTAKSILDDVEEVRADLDRRVHGREGDAPRDAGEIGVHARRAGDVTGEHEVLFAGNRESIELTHRAGDRGVFAEGALDAAVWLAGRDPGWYDFGDVLDAGDDA
- a CDS encoding 2,3,4,5-tetrahydropyridine-2,6-dicarboxylate N-succinyltransferase, which gives rise to MTLQSDVSDLWNRYQDGLTAADATAADAEVLDAFLEALEAGEVRAAEKTGDDVTSWEANEWVKRGILLNFGLRATEPREYGDVRYHDVLPLRDTADLGERGTRNTPDGTAIRRGAYLGSDCIMMSPSFVNVGAYVGDGTLVDSCDTVGSCAQLGANVKLGANTLIGGVLEPVEDAPVIIEDGVSLGAGCRVTSGFRVGENSIVGENTLLTPRIPVYDLVEEEVLYGHLPAERRAFTRMVESSVGDHDLFEGGAYKPAVVATHVEAETLEATQREDALRE
- a CDS encoding PUA domain-containing protein, whose protein sequence is MTDAETLADLRTGADYQFGAGAGAALFPPGETLTVRRSSGGRPRQVLVGDVDDTPGSAAGERLVSYGTDGRFTLGVAGGRRLRSAFGAPRHRVVVGEESEPFVREGKNAFAKFVTEADDAIRPGDEVLVVDGGDALFAVGRAELSGPEIAAFDTGPAVSVRNGVGPANAVDDDGQ
- a CDS encoding endonuclease V, with the protein product MDPANPAFRPDPALSRTEMESLQREIAARATFADDHDLTPGAVAIAEAADLTSGLPPAAPDTDSPTDPGSIGAADGSDAADGSDAADGSDAADLPIVVGVDQAFVTDDGPERAVSAAVAVRDGRVIEYATATTPLSIPYIPGLLAFREGEPVCAALRALDVDPDLLVCDGSGRIHYREAGLATHVGVLFDVPSVGVAKSLLCGEPDDAVDGRPAGWRTPIRADGAVETTASDTASDHDTPPVIGHAFQSRQYPNSRRVNPLYVSPGHRVSAETAVDLVEALCAGYKLPEPTRLADAAADAAKRGDD
- the lysA gene encoding diaminopimelate decarboxylase — its product is MSDVGSDRGSGDRGSGDRTASDADRDGSGTAEGSRSGGHAGGPAVRRVSDWDGEGLRSIAAVHGTPLYVQDLDRVRENCTRLRDAFPDADVRYAVKAHTGRAVLETVRDAGLDAECASAGELDRALAAGFGGDRLHYTAVNPPARDLDYVTGVAEAEPDLTITVGALDTLDRLADRGYDGRICLRVNPGVGAGHHEKVTTGGAAKFGIPYARAADAAREAADRFEVVGIHAHAGSGIDSDQLDSHRELVSRMGELAREITDPDGTADGDAAGPRPLAIEYVDVGGGFGVPYEEDAPPLDLPAVADATREAVAPLPDGVDLAIEPGRYVVADAGVLLTRVNTVKPTPDERVVGVDAGMTDLLRPAMYDAYHPICNLGGADGEVAPEERSTRPVTVAGPICETGDTFATDRTLADPARGDVLAIGIAGAYGYEMANQYNSRPRPAEVALADGTARLVRRRETLADLTAVEREPPRSGPDAPEADR
- a CDS encoding HD domain-containing protein; amino-acid sequence: MTDHADEPAPAPDPHEDDTDADIGAGPHADVEADTDAGRHEYDPDAEHAFPDDRLNEVLDRIESDPEITAYLEAQNVNPVDRKGYNDHGAKHVEIVRDRALRLYDLLKAGGVEFNGALQQGLDEADEAVIVALAATLHDIGHVVHRHDHPYYSIPLAADLLDDFLTSFYGVSEQVKITAEVLHAILCHHTEEQPLTREAGVVRIADGLDMERGRSRVPYEEGGRGINTVSSQAIERVSLRTGDETPAQVVIRMNNAAGVYQVDSLLKAKIDGSMLEDQIRTVAINTHRDGDGNGSIVDRIEL
- a CDS encoding rhomboid family intramembrane serine protease, which encodes MATCDVCGEYENLPYQCKRCGQTFCAEHRLPENHDCPGIGEWNDPGGVFDSGFDDGVDGRAGGTVGGDSDGGVVSRLKRRIDRETSTGGLVSYVRGNATYAILATMWLTFLAQQVALFVGGQALHNTLFVLQSSALGNVWTVVTSVFAHSPFSLFHIIGNSAVILFFGPLVERAVGSKRFVAFFFVSGILAGLGHVLFAVATGAPPTGVLGASGAGFAILGVLTVWRPNMQVLLFFVIPMKIKYLTWGIALVSAFLVVTTGAGGVGGIAHLAHLIGFAIGLAFGKRNEGLARSAGGAGGVQMGGMRGPGGPGGPGGPGGRF
- a CDS encoding haloacid dehalogenase type II, translating into MGLDAERVSTVTFDSYSTLVDVDAAEQALADRVADPEPVSRLWRSRSLAYTFVANQVDAYQPFYEMNRDALQYALDAHGVDLSTEERDEILAVYHELDVFDDVREGIERLRDGGYDCYVLSNGNPEMLASLVDHADIADLVEDTISADEVRTFKPAAEVYRHGAARTGTPVDEIVHVTAGWFDVLGASHAGMQAAWVDRKGTPWEPFAGDPDATVDTLHELADGLGV